The Candidatus Zymogenus saltonus nucleotide sequence TATCCTCCTCTGAACAAGACGTTTTCCGAGATGGACGATTCGGAGAAAAACGGGATAAGTCACAGGAGGATCGGCATAGAAAGGCTCGCCGAGATCCTGCCAGATTATCTATAAATCGCGGCACACCGCCGAGCTGAAGGGGGGTGAGGGGACGGTCTTTTAATCATCTCACCTAAAATACGATTGTCTCTTTATATCATTTCCGATAATTGTTTGAATTCCCGCCTCTTGCATTTTTAAGACGATTTTGATATGGATTACCGGCTCAAAAAAAACCGAAACGTTTTTGTAAAGTAAAAAAAAGAAAATTAGCTTATTGCAAAAATAAGCGTGAGCTCCCGCCGCTTACGCCTCTTTATACCACCGAAACAAGGCTGACAGTTTCAACAAGAAAAAATTCTGCCGATCTATTGATCCCCCGAATATCGTATCGAGTCCCCACCAAAAGATCAGGACCGCTCCTCTTCGAGCTCCATCAGGAGATCCTTTATCTTTTTGATCTTTTGATACACCGCCTCTTCCCGGGCCGGGACTTCTTCGGCCTCGATCTCGCCGATCCTCTTTTTGATGTAGTGGAGGTCCTTGAACATACGTGACCCCTTGAGCTCCACCATCTCCCCCGCTTCCGTAATCGAGACGCTCTGAAACTCCTTGTTCGTTTTGAGCTCCACCGTTTCTCCCCAGTGGGGTACGTAGGAGGTGAGGGAAAGCTCCGACTCCAGGGCCCGGGCGAAGGAGAGAGACGCCCTTTCCTCCCCGTGGACAACGAAGACCGTCGGGGAGTCTCCGCGGAAGTGGGACGCCCAATCCAAAAGGCCGTTTCTGTCTGCGTGGGCGGAAAATCCGCCGATGGAAAAGATCTTCGCGTTTACCTTTACCTCCTCGCCCATGATCCTGACCTCGTCCGCGCCTGTTACTATCATCCTTCCCAGGGTTCCCTCCGCCTGAAATCCCACAAATATCACAGAAGCCTCCGGGCGCCAGAGGTTGTGCCTCAGGTGGTGTTTTATCCTCCCCGCGTCGCACATCCCGCTGGCGGAGATGATTATCGCGCCCCCCGCCATCTGGTTTATCTCTATCGATTCCCTGGTTGACTGGGTGAACGTGAGGGTCGGGATATTCAGGGGGGTCTCCCCGGAGCTCAGGAGGGCGTGGGTTTCCTCGTCGAAGCACTGGGGATTTTCCTTGATGATCTCGGTGGCGGAGGTGGCCATGGGGCTGTCAACGAAGATCGGAACATCATTCAGGTATCCGTCCCGGTAAAGCTCTGAGAGGTAAAATATTAGCTCCTGAGTCCGCCCCACGGCGAAGGAGGGGATTATTACCTTTCCGCCCCCATTTACGGTCGTGAGGATAGCCTCCTTGAGCTCCTCCTTGCTCTCTTCGAGGCTTTTATGGAGCCTGTTTCCGTATGTGGACTCGATAAAGAGGAAGTCCGCCCCGGTTATAATGCTCGGGTCCCTGATGATCGGCTGGTCCGGCACCCCCACGTCGCCCGAGAAGACCAGCCTCGTCTCTCTCCCCTCGTCCTTAACGAACAGCTCCACCATTGCCGATCCGATGATATGGCCGGCGTCCCTGAAAACCGCCCTGATGCCCGTCGCCGCCTCGAACTCCTGATCGTAAAAGACCCTCTGGAAGTGCTTCAGGGATTTCACGGCGTCGTCCGTCGTGTAGAGGGGGGGCACCTCGCTGAGGCCCCTCCTGAGGTTCTTGTTGCTTTTCCAGCTCGACTCCATCTCCTGGATGTGGGCGCTGTCTAAAAGCATGAGCTCGCAGAGGTCTGCGGTCGCCTTTGTGGAGAATATCTTTCCCCGAAAGCCGGACTTGACAAGCTTCGGGATAAGCCCGCTGTGGTCGATGTGGGCGTGGGTCAGGATCACCGCGTCTATCTCGGAGGGATCGTAGATGTACTCCAGTTGATTTCTCCTGGTGAGCTCCCTTCGCCCCTGGAACATGCCCGAGTCCACAAGGATGTTTGCAAGGTCGGTGCTTATCAGAAAGGACGACCCGGTAACGGTCCTGGCTCCGCCGATAAATGTAACTCTCATTTTATATCCCGATTTGATATTATATAAGACTGTATCATATCAGATAGAGGCAGAGCTTTCAAGGAGTTAGACGTATAAAAAACTTTTTCCCCATACCATCTCTCTTTCCCCTCTGAATCCGTCCATTCCTTTTGACTTGACCTTGAGATTGATATATGATAGTAAAGTCCCTTGTTTTATGCGTACTCGATCCCGGCGTAATATTTTACTGTAGTCTTTAGGGGAGATGAGATGCCTCTTTTAGATTACCCCATGTTGAGAAATGTGGAGGTTATTCCTGTAGACCTAAAGGGCAAACCGGGCGTTGCCCTAAGGGACCCCCTTTGCTATGCCGAGGAGATGATAGCCCTCCCCAGCGATGCGCTGGCGGTTCTCCAGTTTTTCGACGGGAAGAGGAGCATCGACGACATCTTGAAGGAGATTCACGTTCAATACGGCGGAGAGGGCGTAATCAATATAGAGGATATAGAGACCCTGGCGGTAAGCCTCGATGATCACCTCTTTCTGGTAAGCGAGAGATTCTTGAGGGAGAAGCGCAGGATCGATCAGGAGTTCTACCGCTCCGATATACGCCATTCGGTTCATGCGGGTCTGAGCTATAACAGCGATCCCGAAGGGCTGGTTGGGGAGCTGAGCTCCTACTTCTCGAAGGCGGCGCCGGTCTCTCAGGAAATCGCTGGAACGGGGGACGGCCTCAGGGCCGTGATAGCGCCTCATATCAGTATAGCGTCCGGGGGAGAGTGTTTCGCCCACTCCTACAGCGTGGTAAAGGCGTCGCGCAAGGCCGACCTCTACGTCATCCTCGGGATCGGCCACGCCGGCCTCGAAAACCTCTTTGCGGGGACGAAGAAGGACTTCGAGACCCCCCTTGGAACGGTAAAGACAGATACCGAGTTTATGGATAGACTGAGCGTGGGATTCGGCGGTGAAAACGGCGGCAGGCTCTTTTCGGGGGAGGCGCTCCACAGGACGGAGCATACCATCGAGTTTCAGGCGGTCCTTCTGAAGTATATCTTCGGAGAGGAGCCCTTTGTCATCGCCCCTATCCTCACCTCCTTTCCCTACCAGCTTGTCGTCGAGGACAGGTTCAAAGACGATAAAGAGCTGATAGAGCAATTCATCTCGGCGCTGAGGAGCGAGATCGGGTCGTATTCGGGAAGGGTCGTTATTATCTCCTCGGTCGATTTCGCCCACGTCGGCGTCAAGTACGGGGCCGAAAAGCCGTTAACGGCCGAAGAGCTCGAAGACGTAAAGAGGCGCGATGACGAGATGATCGAGATCATCTGTGAAGGCGATGCGGAGAGATTCGCCTCACACGTAGGCGAGGATGACGACAAGCGGAACATATGCGGGTTTTCGTCGATATATATAATGTTGAGGGTCATCGAGGGATTGAAGGGAAGGCTTTTGAGATACGACAAGACGATCATGGACAACCAGAACTCCACCGTTACGTTTGCGGGGATGGCGTTTACGGATAATTGAGCCGGGGTCGTCGCCGGGTTTAAGGGGTGTTTACATTATGCTTGGGTGTTTTTTTCGCCGTGGGGGGGTGGAAGGTATTGTTCATATGTCGTAATATCACAAATGAGATATACGATAGAGGTTTTACCCGCTAGATATTAAATGGGGCATTCAGGGGTCGGAAGGGCGGATTTTATAAGATAGCACCGGAGGTTTTAGTTTCACCTTTTCAAGCTGGGGAAGCGCGTTTTGCGGGCGCTTGAGGATGATTGCCCCCGGCGCCGCTTGGACAGTGGGGATCATCCAACAAAACGAGATTTAAGGAAGAAAAGAAGATATGGCAAAGAAAACGGCTCTGATACTCCCGGAGGGTTTCGACGATTTCAACTTCGGCCCGGGTCACCCCATGCAGTGGGAGCGTGTCCTCTATGCCATGGAGTTGATAGAGGCCTACGGACTCGATTCCATAAAGAACGCCTCCTACATGGCTCCAGTCAGGGCGGCGGAAGAGGAGGCCTACCCCTTTCACGACAAGGATTATATCTCGATCCTCAAGTCGGCCAACGACGGCAACTACGAGAAAGAGTATTCCAAGTACGGTATAGGCCCGGGCGACAATCCGGTGTTCCCGGGACTATTCGATTTCGCCCTGACGGTCCTTGGCTGCACCATGACCGCGGCAAGGTTGATAGGGGACAAGGAGGCCTCCTTCGTCTTCAACATAGCGGGGGGGATGCACCACGCGATGAGGAACAGGGCGTCCGGCTTCTGTTACATAAACGACATCGCCGTCGCCATCAACTACCTTTTGGAGAGAAAGATGAGGGTCATGTACGTCGACATCGACTCCCACCACGGCGACGGCGTTCAGGCCGCCTTTTACGACACGGACAAGGTACTCACACTCTCCTTTCACGAAAACGGGCAGACCCTGTTTCCCGGCACGGGGTTTCCGAACGAGATGGGCCGCGAGAAGGGAAGAGGATACGCAGTGAACGTCCCCTTGAAACACGGGAGCGACGACGCCACCTTCATCAAGGCCTTCGATCAGATATTCCTGCCCCTCTATGATAAGTTCAATCCCGATATTCTCGTAAGCCAGGTAGGCTGCGACATGATGTTGACCGATCCCCTGACCAACCTCGCCCTGACCAGCAACGGCTACGTCCACGCCGTAAAGGAGATGAAAAAGAGGGCCAAGAAATGGCTCGCCCTGGGGGGAGGGGGATACAATCCCTTCAACACGTCGAGGCTCTGGACGCTGGTCTGGGCTATAATGAACGATCTGGAGCTCTCGGACACGCTCCCGGAATCCTTTGCGAAGAGGGCCCTGGATGTGGGATATACGCTTTCTGGACTTCACGACGCCCCCTACAGCCTCGACGAGTGGAGCAGGCATGAGGTTATTAGCGAGGTTCAGAGGAATATAAGAGAGATCGAGAGGGATATCTTCCCGATTTTCAAGATAAAGGTGAAAAAGAGGTTCTTGGACGATTACTTCTTTATTTGAGGACGCTCCTTCTGTCAAAGCCGTTTCTATTCGGATAAATGAGAGGGGCATTTTGGTTTGATCGATGTCTCGATGTAGAGTTTCATTGCTGACGAAACCGGGACCTTTGCTCCTTATAAAAACGGTGATCTTGCCCAATGGAATCCATAGTTAAAATAATTGACGGGTTGAAGAGACCGTCGGCCTACGGAAATCGCCACAAGGTGGATGAGGTCAAGGTCGTTCAGACCCACATCTCCGTTGTCTTTCTCGCCGGGGATTTTGTCTACAAGGTCAAAAAGCCGGTGGACTTCGGCTTTTTGGACTTCTCCACGCTTGAAAAGAGGAAACATTATTGCAACGAGGAGGTGAGGCTCAACAGGCGGCTCTGTCCCGATATCTACCTCGACGTGGCGACCGTAAACGACCACAATGGGGAGATCGCGGTCGGGGGCGCCGGGAAGGTCATTGATTATGCAGTCGTCATGAAGAGGATGCCCGAGTCGGGG carries:
- a CDS encoding MBL fold metallo-hydrolase encodes the protein MRVTFIGGARTVTGSSFLISTDLANILVDSGMFQGRRELTRRNQLEYIYDPSEIDAVILTHAHIDHSGLIPKLVKSGFRGKIFSTKATADLCELMLLDSAHIQEMESSWKSNKNLRRGLSEVPPLYTTDDAVKSLKHFQRVFYDQEFEAATGIRAVFRDAGHIIGSAMVELFVKDEGRETRLVFSGDVGVPDQPIIRDPSIITGADFLFIESTYGNRLHKSLEESKEELKEAILTTVNGGGKVIIPSFAVGRTQELIFYLSELYRDGYLNDVPIFVDSPMATSATEIIKENPQCFDEETHALLSSGETPLNIPTLTFTQSTRESIEINQMAGGAIIISASGMCDAGRIKHHLRHNLWRPEASVIFVGFQAEGTLGRMIVTGADEVRIMGEEVKVNAKIFSIGGFSAHADRNGLLDWASHFRGDSPTVFVVHGEERASLSFARALESELSLTSYVPHWGETVELKTNKEFQSVSITEAGEMVELKGSRMFKDLHYIKKRIGEIEAEEVPAREEAVYQKIKKIKDLLMELEEERS
- the amrB gene encoding AmmeMemoRadiSam system protein B — protein: MPLLDYPMLRNVEVIPVDLKGKPGVALRDPLCYAEEMIALPSDALAVLQFFDGKRSIDDILKEIHVQYGGEGVINIEDIETLAVSLDDHLFLVSERFLREKRRIDQEFYRSDIRHSVHAGLSYNSDPEGLVGELSSYFSKAAPVSQEIAGTGDGLRAVIAPHISIASGGECFAHSYSVVKASRKADLYVILGIGHAGLENLFAGTKKDFETPLGTVKTDTEFMDRLSVGFGGENGGRLFSGEALHRTEHTIEFQAVLLKYIFGEEPFVIAPILTSFPYQLVVEDRFKDDKELIEQFISALRSEIGSYSGRVVIISSVDFAHVGVKYGAEKPLTAEELEDVKRRDDEMIEIICEGDAERFASHVGEDDDKRNICGFSSIYIMLRVIEGLKGRLLRYDKTIMDNQNSTVTFAGMAFTDN
- a CDS encoding acetoin utilization protein AcuC, giving the protein MAKKTALILPEGFDDFNFGPGHPMQWERVLYAMELIEAYGLDSIKNASYMAPVRAAEEEAYPFHDKDYISILKSANDGNYEKEYSKYGIGPGDNPVFPGLFDFALTVLGCTMTAARLIGDKEASFVFNIAGGMHHAMRNRASGFCYINDIAVAINYLLERKMRVMYVDIDSHHGDGVQAAFYDTDKVLTLSFHENGQTLFPGTGFPNEMGREKGRGYAVNVPLKHGSDDATFIKAFDQIFLPLYDKFNPDILVSQVGCDMMLTDPLTNLALTSNGYVHAVKEMKKRAKKWLALGGGGYNPFNTSRLWTLVWAIMNDLELSDTLPESFAKRALDVGYTLSGLHDAPYSLDEWSRHEVISEVQRNIREIERDIFPIFKIKVKKRFLDDYFFI